The DNA window catacatataacgtgattacatgacacagtacagtcacggatgtaaattaaactccgtaaacatttgataatatattttaaaacataacggcagacagtcagctagcctccagttcgttctgcaatcgttcgttcaggttgatgggcttttttGCActggactgtcaatcacattgtaaaaatcacagaaccgcttagctctatggttttggctccaaatcgacaacatggccgcgcccgccatagagcttcaaaacgtgttttagagacccacggagagtcgatgggtgacgtcacagtagctttgtccatattttttttacagtctctgggcgtaacttggcgggatggcatacccgCCATCCAAATTTATTACACTAACATGCATGTGAATGCAAATGCAGTCGTGTGTGATGTTGCAATTGTGGAATGGGTCGCTAACCACTTAGCCATtagcaatttgtttttttaagaaatatatttttagataataaaaatgggtgaaacacattatttttttcatatgcaAACATACAAATATCAGACATTATTCAGAAGGAATATTGATAATTCATTTCTCCATAGGTTGTCTATTTTTTGATCCAGAAGTCACAAACCTGAAGGGAATGACGACATGACTTCTGAGGCCCATACAccttttatttacagaaaagCATTCATCAATGTCACCCATAAATTTTAAGAATAGAGACCCTGGGGAAAGCCTGGTGAATGGTGACCCTCTTGGCTTTCcatagtgtacacacacacacacagacacaccgagCAGTTCCCGGTTTCAGCCGTTTATGGCCAGGTTCCTCAGAGCCCCAGACATGGCCATCACCACATGGTCGTTCCGGTGGGCCAGGAGTTCAGTCATCATTGGCAAGCCCTTCTCCTGCCTCACCATAGCACATATATACCGCGCGtactgagtgacagagagagagagagagacaagatgGAGTGGGAGGGATGGacggagagaggaagggggaagaGTGAGAATGAGGGGGGTTCAGAAGACACTTGATGTGGTCATTTGTTGTGGTAAGGGTAGTATGGGGGGGAGGGTAGTCTTTTGGGGTGATGGATAAAAAGGGGTGACGTTTTTGGGGAGACTCACGGTCCATCATCCTGTACACAGGTTGTGCACGTTGCCCGCGGCAGCCTCCAAGACTGAAGGGTTCTTACCAGAGCCATAGAAAGAGAGAGTCATATCAATTCCGTTCACTCCAGCGGGCCAATTATTTTACAGCAATGGCGGATCGTGGAGAGTTCCAAACATTGGGGGCTAGTAGCAGCAGCGCCGTAGAGTAGTATTGTTTTTTACTGTCTGTGATGAACTTTTAGAAGGTAAGAAGTTAAAATCAACAGCATTTTTGATACTTTGATCTTATTAACACATTTGAATCGAATTAACAATGTGAGTTAAAGCATGTCAGCTCATTATTTTCCACCAAAGTAGTagatttagctaacgttaacaaaTAATGTTAGCTTAGGATAATGGATAAAGTTAGCAACATAACAATCTATATTAACTGTAATGCCATTTAATGCATAATGTTACTAAATTAGAGACAAAGGCTTCTAAACATGTCTTTGGGggaaaaattgtatttattagttAAATATAACATTGGAGCATGTGCTTTGTAGTctggtgggtggtggtggtgaaatGAGGATATCCAATGATTTGGACTACAAGTTATCTGAAAtagaataataaagaataataaggAAGGGTTAACGCTGGTGTTTAGGctatttttgtgatgcatggCTGTTGATATGGATGGGAGAGTGCAGGTTTGAAGATGTGAGACTTTTAAACATAGTTAGTAAAAACAGAATAGTTGCAGgtggtgagtgtgtttgttgtaGGCCTAGTGATTCTACTAGCTATTACCTGTCTGTATTATGTTGCAGCCTCACTGAAGCTCTGATGTTGGGATtggtgtcagagagagagggaagttgGTGTGATGCTGCAGGAGCGCTAGGTGGTGGAAAGCTTGTAGGAGGAGCAATGGTCAGACTGAATACTTCCATGGCAACGATCATTGTGTTTGATAGCCTTGGTGTTGTTGGCAGGTTGCTGGATGTAGAAGCTGTTGTAGAAGCTTGGCTGTTGTTGTTCCTCTTCACcttttttgtttggcttttgCTCCCAAGTTGTCCATCAtctgatatttgtttttttctttcatcacaaATCGTTTTGGCCTGAATTCTTAACCTCAGCCTGATGAATCTTTTGGTGATTTTCTCCTGTACAGCATGGCATGATGGAAGCCTGGGGAGAGCACACTAGCTTCTTTCTCCAAGGGATCCACCGCACTGGGCAGCTCCATGAGGGAGGAACCAATCTTGGTCCTGAATAGCTCTTCAACTTGGTGGACTAAATCAAAGGCCTCTTGAGATGACCGACCAAGAGCACCTGCCTTGAACTCCTGTAGGTTCagtaaaatgctattttctccAGCGGGACTGTCATCATTGTGCTTTATCGCAATTTGGCATTTGTCACAAATATTGGCATATTTGATGACTTTGTGGACAATGTAGCCCGCAAGGTAGAAGAGAACACATTTCTCCGTTTTTGTGAGGTCAGGTGCTGCTCTGTTCTCCTCCATCAGGTCCTCCACTCTGAGTCCAGGACTGATATTTGGCTCCACTGTGCCCAGGAAGTCTACCAAAAAGCTGTTGTCGTCTTCCTGGTAGCGTCCAGACTTGATGGTGGCTAGGAACCGCCGAACTGATATTATTCTCAACGCATGATGGAATTCCACTGGAGTTGGGACAGGATTCTTATATGACACAGCTGAATGTATTTTCCAGACAGTCTTGTGTGAACCATGCAGTCAACACAAACTTGTGTCCTCATGTCAGCATTTCTTCCTGTATTGCCAGAATAAATGTTGTTGCCCTTACCACCCATTTGTATAGGCTGCCAACCTCCCTGTCGACTAATCTTCATCCCACAGAACAGATGGACCATGTCCTGGAGGAAGGTGATGACCTTTTGATACTCCTGCTCAGTGCTGTTATCGGATGGCGAGAGGACATAAGATCAAACCAATGATCAACTTGCTCCAGGAGCCACGCTATAGTCAGGTAGGATAGGGTGCATTGTTCTTGCTGCACCATGTATTTCAGTCCGGCACTTGTTGCTTTACTGAATACATTCATAGTAGAGCCCACCttcattatttcaaaatgactggGCTCCATGGCTTTAGTTGACAAATTGGAAGCTATTTTCAGTGCCATCCCTTCTTGAATGTCCAGTAGATCCTTAACAGGGACTACTGAAACCTCGTTAGAGGGGAGATTCTCTTTTTCTACAATATCCGCAGGAATTATGAACACCTGTCCACGAACAAGGGCACTCTTTAGGTTTTTGACCAGATAGGGGACGTCCGACATGAAATAGAGCTGCCTGTCTGGCGTTACTGGATGTGGCACCGATGTTTTATTGTGGTCCACCCCAAAAGACTTCCACGTGGCCCGGTTAGGGTTACCCATGTCGGTGGTGACATCAAGCACATGTAGCCCTATGGATGCTGTTCTCTGTATTATTTCCAGAATGACTGGCTTGTACTCTGCTCCATTAGTAGAATTATCACTGTAGTGGTAAGCCACTACTTGCTTCCACCGCGTTGTGTTTCCcactaaaataaacacacatgcatgtgttgcAGCTCCTATGTGACCTGGTAAGGTCACATCACCGTATAATTTGCCTGTCCCCATGTGCAGCTCCACGCTTGGTGTGATGGCCATCAGCACACACTCCCTTTCCAGCTCTGTCAATCCATCTGCCTTCAATTTTAGGAAGTTAAAGATCTCCCTCAACACACCCGGCTTAAATTTAACACACTGCATCCTCCTGTGCAGGATTCTTATTCCCGGCAGGGGAATCTGCAGTTTCTGCAGGGTCTTGTAGCCTGTTGGGCCTGCAGCAAAGTGGATTTTTAGTGCCTTCTTGATCGTTTCATTGCCCTATTTCATCCCCCTTGTACTATTCCTGCCTAATGTCTTAATTAggtcttttgaaaatgttttctctaCTTTCTTGTCCCTAATTGTAATTTTCTTCTGGAGAGCAGCATTttccttccttatttttttttagtgctgtCTTTGCTTTTCAGTCAGTTTTTTCTAGTCTTTTAAATTCCTTTCTCAGATCCGGCTGACTGGCTGCTGGATGACTGGCTGTCGGCTGACTGGCTGCCGGCTGACTGGGTGCTGTCAGCTCTCTCTGAGTCTCCTCACTAGCAATGTCCTCTCTTTCCTCACTCTCACTttcccttctctcactctcctcatCCCTTCCTCCCTTAATCTCTGAAACCAATGTAAGGAGAAGACATGGCACTGTTAGTCTTAGAGGGCATGAAGACTAATTATTTCAATGTGAAATGAGAAATATTCCTTCAAATATGAGTTCTCATGAATTATACTTATGTCGGCTTTAGCACTATAGCTGTGGTCAGCAGCTATTGCAGCTATATTCACAGGTGCAGGGGTGAATCTTGGTGCAGGGGCCTTCTTCTTTTTGACCTCAGGGCGATGTACAAAGATTGTAGGAATAGCGTCTGCTCTCAGCCTAGCCTTGCCCTTTCTGGTCTTGGAAAATTGTTCTGCCACAAAATGTGCCTGCAGAGTGACTTGTGAGTTTAATTCCCTCACACAACGACTCAGTTCTGATTACCCACAGACATATCCCATAGTGGTTGAATGGACCATATTAGGTAAGACTTTACACTTACTGGATGTGTAAcattatatacaaatattataacaaaTTCATAACACACCAATAACTGATGTTACCAGTCATACTTTGGTAAAGATCAGCAGCAAAAGTTGTTGATGATCACAAGAAAAAAGTGTTTGAACGTGATTACctcacatatttttttgttattgtagtCTCTTGTCATGGTCAGATTGCTCCTGCTGACTTAAGCCaaccatttttttctcctctcacaGTCAGCAGGGAAACCATACATCTGTAGTCCTTTCTCCGAACGGTTGGAGCATCCCCATGCAGCACAGCCAACCATCATGGAAATCAAGAGACTGGGTTCAAGGACAACACGGAGGAAAGAGCACAGACAATGGAATTGACACACTGTTCATGTTTCTGAGTTTATTAGAGCCTCAATGGGGTAAATAAGTACATAGTTTATTTAGTTACAGATTGAGAACAAGCACTGAGTTACTCAATGTGCATGCCTAAAAACAATTATTGACTTATGTGGCGTCAGGCCATGTCATGCAGTGTGCATTGCATCATTACAATCAG is part of the Anguilla anguilla isolate fAngAng1 chromosome 7, fAngAng1.pri, whole genome shotgun sequence genome and encodes:
- the timm10 gene encoding mitochondrial import inner membrane translocase subunit Tim10 isoform X1; this encodes MQCVKFKPGVLREIFNFLKLKADGLTELERECVLMAITPSVELHMGTGKLYGDVTLPGHIGAATHACVFILVGNTTRWKQVVAYHYSDNSTNGAEYKPVILEIIQRTASIGLHVLDVTTDMGNPNRATWKSFGVDHNKTSVPHPVTPDRQLYFMSDVPYLVKNLKSALVRGQVFIIPADIVEKENLPSNEVSVVPVKDLLDIQEGMALKIASNLSTKAMEPSHFEIMKVGSTMNVFSKATSAGLKYMVQQEQCTLSYLTIAWLLEQVDHWFDLMSSRHPITALSRSIKRSSPSSRTWSICSVG